The following are encoded in a window of Primulina eburnea isolate SZY01 chromosome 4, ASM2296580v1, whole genome shotgun sequence genomic DNA:
- the LOC140830685 gene encoding uncharacterized protein, whose translation MPGGSSSKQPHSSFSAQSHHRKSRWESSSSTAAASADRKASTAPKSKPSSNSTAAAAAAAASAIPSSKDANRKPSTQQSIPRPENPSPRDNPNSLSGQRSVFPFNEPPPPPSYGFHMLDRRSIVLADGSVRSYFALPPDYQNFTPMPRLGFRPQFRGPNEFGFDRPPFHITPEFRGSNAWERVPEFWNPGPESSLKRKFGEDERGAIDDGFERQRQQLLQYGNVNGPGPSSGYNFGRGEEMRASKNPRTLEGNASKLKHSEVDQNALKKAFFHFLKSIFETASQKKSYLGDGKQGSLRCLACSRASKDFQDMHSLIMHAYNSDTAESIVDHLAFHKALCILMGWNYLTPPDNSKAYQKLPSDVAEANQDDLIMWPPSVLIHNTITGKGRDGRLEGLGNKAMDSILRDLGFPSAKSMSMHSREGHLGIHTVKFPGDESGLKEALRLAEYFIKEKHERKAWAHVKPSITLGIDDENNPNLVKPDSKSGQKTRVLYGHLATVADLDKVTFEIKKRVTIVSRREFKQSK comes from the exons ATGCCGGGCGGTAGCTCTTCCAAACAACCACATTCTTCCTTCTCAGCCCAATCCCACCACCGCAAATCCCGTTGGGAATCATCCTCTTCGACGGCTGCCGCCTCCGCCGACCGCAAAGCCTCCACGGCTCCTAAATCAAAACCTTCTTCTAATTCTACCGCCGCTGCCGCTGCCGCTGCCGCCTCCGCCATTCCTAGTAGTAAAGATGCTAACAGAAAACCTTCAACTCAACAGTCCATTCCCAGGCCGGAAAACCCGTCTCCAAGAGATAATCCGAACTCTTTATCAGGGCAAAGGTCAGTTTTCCCTTTCAACGAACCACCTCCGCCCCCATCTTATGGATTCCACATGCTCGACCGCCGGAGCATAGTTCTTGCTGACGGATCTGTACGATCTTACTTCGCTTTACCCCCTGATTACCAGAACTTTACGCCTATGCCACGATTGGGTTTTCGTCCTCAATTTCGTGGACCGAACGAGTTTGGGTTCGATAGGCCTCCGTTCCATATAACACCTGAATTTCGAGGTTCCAATGCATGGGAAAGGGTTCCAGAGTTTTGGAATCCAGGGCCCGAGAGTTCATTGAAACGTAAGTTTGGGGAAGATGAGAGGGGAGCTATCGATGATGGGTTCGAGCGTCAAAGACAACAGCTTTTACAGTATGGAAATGTGAATGGTCCAGGACCTAGTTCTGGGTATAATTTTGGGAGAGGTGAGGAGATGAGAGCCTCTAAGAATCCGAGGACTCTCGAGGGGAATGCGAGTAAGCTTAAGCATAGCGAGGTTGACCAGAATGCCTTAAAGAAGGCGTTTTTTCATTTCTTGAAGTCGATTTTCGAAACTGCAAGTCAGAAAAAGAGTTATTTGGGGGATGGGAAACAAGGGTCTCTTCGATGTCTTGCTTGCAGCAG GGCTTCAAAAGATTTTCAAGACATGCATAGCCTTATCATGCATGCATACAACTCGGACACGGCTGAATCAATTGTGGATCACCTGGCCTTTCACAAGGCTTTGTGCATTCTTATGGGCTGGAACTATTTAACGCCTCCTGATAACTCGAAAGCGTATCAGAAATTGCCTTCTGATGTTGCTGAGGCAAACCAGGATGATCTAATTATGTGGCCGCCTTCAGTGTTAATTCATAATACCATCACTGGAAAAGGTAGAGATGGACGTTTGGAAGGTTTAGGAAACAAGGCAATGGATAGTATTCTTAGAG ATCTTGGATTCCCTAGCGCCAAGTCCATGTCCATGCATTCACGAGAAGGCCATCTCGGCATCCATACAGTAAAATTCCCAGGCGACGAATCTGGTTTAAAGGAGGCATTGCGACTGGCAGAATATTTCATCAAAGAGAAGCATGAGCGAAAAGCATGGGCCCATGTTAAACCTTCGATCACCCTTGGTATAGATGATGAAAACAATCCAAACCTTGTGAAACCAGATTCCAAGAGTGGACAAAAAACGAGGGTTTTGTACGGGCATCTAGCTACTGTAGCTGATCTAGACAAGGTCACTTTCGAGATCAAGAAGAGAGTTACAATTGTGAGCAGGAGGGAATTCAAGCAatccaaataa